Genomic DNA from Fusobacterium varium:
AGGCTATGGCTATCACAGATTACTCTGTTGTTCATGCTTTCCCATTTGCATATAAAGCAGCTAAAGGAAAGGATTTTAAAGCTATCCTAGGTTGTGAAATGTATATGGTTGATGATACTTTGCCTATGGTAAGAGATTGTAAAACTGGTGCTATTGAAGATACTACCTTTGTTGTTTTTGACTTAGAAACATTTGGACTTAATAGTCACAAAAATGAGATTATTGAGATAGGTGCTATTAAACTAAAGGGAACTAGAATAGTTGATACCTTTAGTTCATTTGTTAATCCTAATAAGATTATACCTAAGAGAATATCAGAATTAACTCATATAACTCAAGATATGGTGGACAATGCTCCTACTATTGAAGATGTGCTACCTAAATTTTTAGAGTTTACTAAAGATGCTGTAATGGTAGCTCACAACTCAGCTTTTGATATGGGATTTATTAGAAGAGATGCCCAAAAATATATGGGAATAGATTATAAACCACCTATAATAGATACTTTGCAAATGGCAAGAGATCTATATCCAGATTTAAAAGGTTATAATCTTGATAGATTAAATAAAACTTTTAAACTCTCTCTTGAAAATCATCATAGAGCTATTGATGATGCTCAATCAACAGCCAAGCTTTTCATTATGTTTTTAGAAAAATATATTGAAAATGGAGTAGTTAATGTTGAGGATATGAATGGAGCTTTTCCTTTAAATATTCAAAAACAAGCTACTAGAAATATTGTGGTAATTGCTAAAAATTTAACTGGATTACAAAATCTATATAGATTAGTTTCTGAATCACATATTGACTATTATGGAAGTAAAAAACCAAGAGTTCTTAAAAGTCGTGTAGATAAATTAAGAGATGGATTAATAGTTGGAAGTTCTTTAACTAGTCATTTCTCAAATGATGGAGAATTAGCTGAATACTATATGAGATATGATCTTGAAAATGTAGAAAAAAATATAGATTTCTATGACTATATAGAACTTTTACCTAGAGCTACTTATGCTGAACTTTATGAGGAAGATGGAACAGGAACAATCTCATCTTTTGAGCAGATTGAGGATATGAATAGATATTTCTACAATCTTGCTAAAGAGAGAGGAAAGTTAGCAACTGCCAGTTCAAATGTTCACTATAATAATGAGGAAGATTATAAGATAAGAAGTATTCTTCTTTATGGTAGTGGAAATGTATTTAGAGAAAATCAATATAAAACAGATAATAAATTTTACTTTAGAACTACTGATGAACTGCTAGATGAATTTAGTTACTTAGGAGAAGAGGTAGCTAATGAGATAGTTGTTAAAAATACCAATGCCATAGCTGATATGGTTGAGGTAATTAAACCAGTACCTGATGGTTTCTACCCACCTAAAATTGATAATGCAGAGAATATAGTTAAAGAGATGACATATGAAAAAGCATATCGTATCTATGGTAACCCACTTCCAGAGATTGTTAAAGCTAGACTTGAAAGAGAGCTAGGAGCAATTATAGGAAATGGATTCTCAGTACTTTATCTATCAGCACAAAAACTTGTTAAAAAATCTCTAGATAGTGGATATCTAGTAGGTTCGAGGGGATCGGTAGGTTCATCTTTAGTTGCATTTATGATGGGAATTACAGAAGTTAATGCTCTTTATCCTCACTACATCTGTACTAACCCTGAATGTAAAAATTCAGAGTTTATAGAGAGAGAGGGAGTAGGTATTGACTTACCTGAAAAAATATGTCCTAAGTGTGGGCAACCATATAAACGTGATGGATACTCAATACCATTTGAAGTATTTATGGGATTTAATGGAGAGAAAGTACCTGATATTGACCTTAACTTCTCTGGAGAGTATCAATCAGAAATTCACAGATATTGTGAGCAACTTTTCGGAAAAGAGAACGTATTTAAAGCTGGAACAATATCAACTTTAGCAGAGAAAAATGCTGAAGGTTATGTAAAAAAATATTTTGAAGATCATGAGTTAAAAAATAATAGAGCTGAGATTATAAGATTGGCTAAAAAAGTTGAGGGAGCAAAGAAAACTACTGGACAGCACCCTGGAGGAATGGTTGTTGTACCTCGTGACCATAATATATATGAGTTTTGTCCTGTGCAAAAACCTGCAAATGATATAACAAATGACTCTATCACAACTCACTTTGATTATCACGTAATGGACGAACAGCTTGTAAAACTTG
This window encodes:
- a CDS encoding PolC-type DNA polymerase III, with the protein product MSRNEIRIKPQDGIFRQMGIENVSIKEIVFYERNKKMKFMCSVPSVKDLKELDIIYENIKKNFGKELEVDFKVEYTKSEIMREELVTIVEKAIIRLKARNAISKSFLYFYRIRIEEAIIDIELNDKTSIEILLQSKIDEKLENILENYGIFNFKVKFVHGDFSKELTEVEAQKQKEMITLSAKIDSENRATAANKPQKGNEIYVKQGGFQRQSYSSNKTKEIKGNSISLTEFFELYEDELCVVEGEVFSIESRDIRNEKILLTIRLTDEVTSLTSKVFCDKDKPVEVSVGDFIKISGKKQIDRYSDNEEVIIINSINKLEKTKAKKEDKAEVKMVELHTHSKMSEMVGVEDIGDLIKRAISYGHKAMAITDYSVVHAFPFAYKAAKGKDFKAILGCEMYMVDDTLPMVRDCKTGAIEDTTFVVFDLETFGLNSHKNEIIEIGAIKLKGTRIVDTFSSFVNPNKIIPKRISELTHITQDMVDNAPTIEDVLPKFLEFTKDAVMVAHNSAFDMGFIRRDAQKYMGIDYKPPIIDTLQMARDLYPDLKGYNLDRLNKTFKLSLENHHRAIDDAQSTAKLFIMFLEKYIENGVVNVEDMNGAFPLNIQKQATRNIVVIAKNLTGLQNLYRLVSESHIDYYGSKKPRVLKSRVDKLRDGLIVGSSLTSHFSNDGELAEYYMRYDLENVEKNIDFYDYIELLPRATYAELYEEDGTGTISSFEQIEDMNRYFYNLAKERGKLATASSNVHYNNEEDYKIRSILLYGSGNVFRENQYKTDNKFYFRTTDELLDEFSYLGEEVANEIVVKNTNAIADMVEVIKPVPDGFYPPKIDNAENIVKEMTYEKAYRIYGNPLPEIVKARLERELGAIIGNGFSVLYLSAQKLVKKSLDSGYLVGSRGSVGSSLVAFMMGITEVNALYPHYICTNPECKNSEFIEREGVGIDLPEKICPKCGQPYKRDGYSIPFEVFMGFNGEKVPDIDLNFSGEYQSEIHRYCEQLFGKENVFKAGTISTLAEKNAEGYVKKYFEDHELKNNRAEIIRLAKKVEGAKKTTGQHPGGMVVVPRDHNIYEFCPVQKPANDITNDSITTHFDYHVMDEQLVKLDILGHDDPTTIKMLQEYTGVDIYSIPIADPETLKIFSSTESLGITPEDINSVVGTFGVPEFGTPFVRQMLIDTMPKTFAELVRISGLSHGTDVWLNNAQEFIRQKKATLSQVITVRDDIMNYLIDQGIEKGTAFKIMEFVRKGRPSKDPEGWQKFSDLMKEHNVAEWYIESCRRIKYMFPKGHAVAYVMMAMRIAYFKVHYPLAFYAAYLSRKAEDFDFDIMGNPESAKNHLEVLSKEPKLDVKKKAEMAICEIIVEMYARGFQFLPIDIYKSGGTKFTIEDGKIRIPLIGLSGLGGAVIDNILKERELDKFLSYEDLKRRTKVSQTIVEKLKSINAVDSLSETNQISLF